In the genome of Blastopirellula marina, one region contains:
- a CDS encoding prephenate dehydrogenase yields MPDFQQIAILGVGLIGGSIGLAAQKHKIADKVVGIGRKEDRLARAKRQGCITEGTTDWQAGIRGADLIVVCSPVESIVPLVEQMVPFCQPGTIVTDAGSTKQRIVDTLLLSESIRGRKDVYFVGSHPMAGSDKSGSDYAVADLFENRVTIVTPVAETDRTAQATVRKFWESLGSQVLEMSPAQHDAAVAVTSHLPHVIASLLAASTPESLLELTSSGWADTTRVAGGDVELWRQILTTNRGHVLQTLANFEKLLTAFRASLEAGQDEHWIKLLEQGKHHRDIVGS; encoded by the coding sequence ATGCCAGATTTTCAGCAAATTGCGATCCTCGGAGTTGGCCTGATTGGCGGCTCGATCGGGCTTGCCGCGCAGAAGCACAAAATCGCCGACAAGGTGGTAGGTATCGGCCGCAAGGAAGATCGTTTGGCCAGGGCCAAGCGACAAGGCTGCATCACCGAGGGAACCACCGACTGGCAAGCCGGAATTCGCGGGGCCGACCTGATTGTGGTTTGCTCACCCGTCGAATCGATTGTTCCGCTCGTCGAACAAATGGTTCCTTTCTGCCAGCCGGGAACGATCGTCACCGATGCTGGCAGCACCAAGCAGAGGATCGTCGACACCCTCCTTCTGAGCGAGTCGATCCGCGGCCGCAAAGATGTTTATTTTGTCGGCAGCCACCCCATGGCCGGCAGCGACAAGAGTGGTTCGGATTATGCCGTAGCCGATTTGTTTGAAAATCGAGTCACAATCGTTACTCCTGTCGCGGAAACGGACCGCACCGCTCAGGCGACTGTCCGCAAATTCTGGGAATCTTTGGGAAGCCAGGTTCTGGAAATGAGCCCCGCTCAGCACGATGCCGCGGTAGCCGTTACCAGCCACTTACCCCACGTTATTGCTAGTCTTTTGGCGGCTTCCACCCCGGAATCCCTGTTAGAACTCACAAGCAGCGGCTGGGCCGATACAACCCGCGTAGCTGGTGGAGACGTCGAATTATGGCGTCAGATCCTCACCACCAACCGGGGCCACGTCTTGCAGACGCTAGCGAACTTTGAGAAATTGCTGACTGCCTTCCGGGCGTCGCTGGAAGCGGGTCAGGACGAGCACTGGATTAAGCTCTTAGAACAGGGAAAGCACCACCGTGACATTGTGGGAAGTTGA
- a CDS encoding type II secretion system F family protein, with amino-acid sequence MLFSPRISKSNLIQLCRRVGNQLHAGVDIRRVWLREAERASGSMKHVMESICESIDEGHQMHEAINLTGEYFPKLFRQMIHLGDTTGHLDMIFLDLADQYEHQMELRRAFLASIAWPMIELGIAILVIGAFIFVMGMIPQVEGRTIDPLGLGLAGTQGVIDYFLIIGMIIMGCWVTYLLWSRGRLGFLPIDRVIMKIPGVGKQIRTLCLARMAWALGLTVGGGMDIRNAMRLSLEATHNRYYSQYADQIDKELLQGDEVSEILRRTQRFPHDFLDVVETGEISGTLSESMTKLSELYFQKARDAMKVLAIMGGLLVTMMVFGIIIMAIFKLAMFYLGTINDALEGI; translated from the coding sequence ATGTTGTTTTCTCCTCGAATCAGTAAATCCAACCTCATCCAGCTTTGCCGCCGCGTGGGTAACCAGTTGCACGCTGGCGTCGATATTCGCCGCGTCTGGCTACGTGAAGCGGAGCGGGCATCGGGTTCGATGAAGCATGTGATGGAGTCGATATGCGAAAGCATCGATGAAGGACATCAGATGCACGAGGCGATTAACCTGACGGGAGAGTACTTCCCTAAGCTTTTTCGCCAGATGATCCACTTAGGAGATACCACTGGCCACTTGGATATGATCTTCTTGGACTTGGCCGATCAGTACGAACATCAGATGGAATTACGACGTGCGTTTCTGGCTTCGATCGCTTGGCCGATGATTGAATTAGGGATTGCCATTTTGGTGATCGGAGCGTTCATCTTTGTGATGGGAATGATTCCGCAGGTCGAAGGTAGAACAATCGATCCCTTAGGGCTTGGCCTGGCGGGGACGCAAGGAGTGATCGACTATTTCCTAATCATCGGCATGATCATTATGGGATGTTGGGTTACCTACTTGTTGTGGTCGCGCGGGAGATTAGGGTTTTTGCCTATCGACCGAGTGATCATGAAGATCCCCGGAGTTGGTAAGCAGATCCGCACATTGTGCTTGGCACGCATGGCTTGGGCTTTAGGGTTGACCGTTGGAGGCGGAATGGATATTCGTAATGCGATGCGGCTTTCGTTAGAGGCAACCCACAATCGATATTACTCTCAGTATGCGGACCAGATCGATAAGGAACTGCTGCAAGGGGACGAGGTTAGCGAGATCTTACGACGTACGCAGCGTTTTCCTCACGACTTCTTAGATGTTGTGGAAACGGGGGAGATCTCCGGCACACTGTCGGAATCGATGACCAAGCTTTCGGAGCTTTATTTTCAGAAGGCCCGAGACGCCATGAAGGTGTTGGCGATCATGGGAGGGCTGCTAGTCACTATGATGGTGTTCGGAATCATCATCATGGCAATCTTCAAGCTCGCTATGTTTTATCTCGGTACGATTAACGATGCCTTGGAGGGCATTTAG
- a CDS encoding flotillin family protein: MPTLFAQGPEGWSDNPYVWLTGGVVLFLMFLFTVFIAIVKQYKRCPSNRVLVVYGLSRSGKSSQTVHGGAKFVIPLVQDYAYLSLEPIQIEIPLRGALSSENIRVNVPSCFTVAIGTTPGVMDNAAVRLLGLTTNEIRKQAEELIFGQLRQVIASMRIEEINRDRDTFLEHIQRSLEPELNKIGLCLINVNITDITDESGYIDAIGQKAASLAIQQARGDVADNEKMGEIRVASAQRDREVEVANATKARMIGTREAEREQAIRIAELEKEQTVGERAAEYEREAKVKDAEREKRIRIADADAAATIGERNAEFDREAAVKDAEREKRIKIADADASAIEGENLAEAKVAKSKAELNVKRAEAYELGEIRKREADGAVKEAENRALAKAAIAEAERVEAEQRALLEAPAKAEKAKIEVDSAAEAARRRILAQAEADAIYAKLEAEARGEYEKLAKKGEGLKAIVSACGSSKEAFQLLLLEHLDSLAESSAKAISNIKFDKVVVWEGGNQNGRSNTADWLSGMAKTLPPMMQVMKDIGGVELPEALIRYAEDPESLANGKSKPAEAEPSAN, translated from the coding sequence ATGCCCACACTATTTGCACAAGGCCCAGAGGGTTGGTCCGACAACCCGTACGTATGGCTCACCGGTGGCGTCGTCCTGTTTCTGATGTTCCTGTTCACCGTCTTCATCGCGATTGTCAAACAGTACAAGCGATGTCCGAGCAACCGCGTTCTGGTTGTGTACGGTTTGTCACGTAGCGGTAAGTCTTCGCAAACCGTTCATGGTGGAGCGAAGTTCGTGATTCCTCTGGTACAAGACTACGCGTACTTGAGCCTGGAACCGATCCAGATCGAAATTCCCTTGCGTGGTGCTCTTTCGTCAGAAAATATCCGCGTGAATGTGCCCAGTTGTTTCACGGTCGCCATCGGCACGACGCCTGGCGTGATGGACAACGCCGCAGTTCGTTTGCTTGGATTGACCACCAACGAGATCCGCAAGCAAGCGGAAGAATTGATCTTCGGTCAGTTGCGTCAGGTGATTGCTTCGATGCGGATCGAAGAGATCAATCGTGATCGTGATACCTTCCTGGAACACATCCAACGCAGCTTGGAACCAGAACTCAATAAGATCGGGCTTTGCTTGATCAATGTGAACATCACCGACATCACCGACGAGTCTGGCTACATCGATGCTATCGGCCAAAAGGCTGCATCGCTCGCAATTCAACAAGCTCGTGGTGACGTGGCTGACAACGAAAAGATGGGTGAAATCCGCGTCGCGTCCGCTCAGCGTGACCGTGAAGTGGAAGTCGCCAACGCGACTAAGGCTCGCATGATCGGTACGCGTGAAGCGGAACGAGAACAAGCGATCCGTATTGCCGAACTCGAAAAAGAACAAACGGTCGGTGAGCGTGCCGCCGAGTACGAACGAGAAGCGAAGGTGAAGGACGCCGAACGTGAAAAGCGTATTCGCATTGCCGATGCAGATGCCGCAGCCACCATTGGTGAACGAAACGCTGAGTTCGACCGGGAAGCAGCCGTTAAAGATGCCGAACGTGAAAAGCGTATCAAAATCGCCGACGCGGATGCCTCCGCTATCGAGGGTGAAAACCTTGCTGAAGCGAAGGTCGCCAAGTCGAAGGCTGAATTGAACGTCAAACGAGCCGAAGCGTATGAACTGGGTGAAATCCGCAAACGGGAAGCAGACGGTGCGGTGAAGGAAGCCGAAAATCGCGCCCTGGCGAAAGCTGCCATCGCCGAAGCCGAACGTGTGGAAGCGGAGCAGCGTGCGTTGCTGGAAGCACCGGCCAAAGCCGAGAAGGCCAAGATCGAAGTCGATTCGGCCGCCGAAGCTGCTCGCCGACGAATTCTCGCTCAGGCCGAAGCTGATGCGATCTACGCCAAGTTGGAAGCGGAAGCCCGTGGTGAATACGAAAAACTGGCCAAGAAGGGTGAAGGTTTGAAAGCCATCGTCTCGGCCTGTGGTAGCAGCAAGGAAGCATTCCAATTGTTGCTGCTGGAACACCTCGACAGTCTGGCCGAATCGTCCGCTAAGGCGATCTCGAACATCAAGTTCGACAAGGTGGTCGTCTGGGAAGGTGGCAATCAGAACGGCCGCTCGAACACCGCCGACTGGCTCAGCGGCATGGCAAAGACGCTGCCTCCGATGATGCAGGTCATGAAGGATATCGGTGGCGTCGAACTACCAGAAGCGTTGATTCGTTACGCCGAAGACCCCGAATCACTGGCCAACGGCAAGAGCAAACCAGCCGAAGCGGAACCCTCCGCCAATTAG
- a CDS encoding lactate racemase domain-containing protein translates to MPWISETAKEIKNPELLAILDQAIQQARERICGTPKRVLLLPPDITRMHSGAGWITEYFWEKLKDEAEIHVIPTLGQHEPHTPEQNKQMFGNIPNEIIHPHDWRDGCVKVGEVSAEFVEEISNGAADWAIPIWLNKMLMEEKWDLIINIGHVVPHEVLGFANHNKNYFIGLAGKDLICTSHMMAASCGIENNLGNLITPVRAVFNKAEDEMLGDLPDFYVQVVLARNEQGELVHTGIHIGDDLETYLAAARQSRAENITVFDEPVKKIVCVMQGDEFFSTWVANKSVYRTRMALADGGELLVIAPGLKRFGEQPDVDALIRKYGYQPTDKILELYKQNEDMQDLAHGTAHLMHGTSEGRFTIRYAPGHLTQEEVEQVHFAYADYEETIKRYPIEQMKEGFNTMPDGEEIFFIATPSAGLWCTKEKLYNRPSGFAQED, encoded by the coding sequence ATGCCTTGGATTTCCGAGACCGCAAAAGAAATCAAAAATCCAGAGTTACTTGCTATTCTCGATCAGGCCATTCAGCAGGCCCGCGAGCGAATCTGCGGCACGCCAAAACGCGTACTCCTGCTCCCCCCCGACATCACTCGTATGCACTCCGGTGCTGGCTGGATCACCGAGTACTTCTGGGAGAAATTGAAGGACGAAGCGGAGATCCATGTCATTCCGACATTGGGGCAACACGAGCCACATACGCCAGAACAAAACAAACAGATGTTCGGCAACATCCCCAACGAAATCATTCATCCGCACGATTGGCGTGATGGGTGTGTGAAGGTGGGCGAAGTCTCAGCGGAATTTGTGGAAGAGATCAGCAATGGTGCGGCCGATTGGGCAATTCCCATTTGGCTTAACAAGATGCTGATGGAAGAAAAGTGGGACCTGATTATTAATATCGGGCATGTCGTCCCGCATGAAGTATTAGGCTTCGCTAACCACAACAAGAACTACTTCATCGGCCTGGCAGGCAAGGACTTGATCTGCACCTCGCACATGATGGCAGCAAGTTGCGGGATCGAAAACAACCTCGGTAATTTGATCACGCCAGTTCGTGCGGTCTTCAACAAGGCCGAAGACGAGATGCTGGGCGATCTGCCCGACTTCTATGTCCAGGTCGTCTTAGCGCGAAATGAACAAGGCGAACTGGTCCACACCGGCATCCATATCGGCGACGACCTGGAAACCTACTTGGCCGCCGCTCGTCAGTCTCGTGCCGAGAACATCACCGTCTTCGACGAGCCCGTCAAGAAGATCGTCTGCGTAATGCAGGGCGATGAATTCTTCAGCACATGGGTCGCGAATAAGAGCGTCTACCGCACGCGCATGGCCTTGGCCGACGGGGGCGAACTGCTGGTCATCGCCCCAGGCCTCAAGCGATTCGGCGAACAGCCAGACGTCGATGCGTTGATCCGCAAGTACGGTTACCAGCCGACCGATAAGATCCTGGAACTGTACAAGCAGAATGAAGACATGCAAGACCTGGCACACGGGACGGCTCACCTGATGCACGGCACGTCGGAAGGTCGTTTCACGATTCGATACGCACCTGGGCATCTGACCCAGGAAGAAGTCGAGCAGGTACACTTCGCCTACGCCGATTACGAGGAAACGATTAAGCGTTACCCAATCGAGCAAATGAAGGAAGGCTTCAACACGATGCCGGATGGTGAAGAAATTTTCTTCATCGCGACTCCATCAGCCGGCTTGTGGTGCACGAAAGAGAAACTGTACAACCGCCCTTCGGGATTTGCCCAAGAGGATTAG
- a CDS encoding leucyl aminopeptidase, which produces MKVTGTELKIADFSGDVLVVGAYEDGLSPPADQLDTLIGGAITRLVESGDISGKPNEVTTILAPSGFATLRVFVIGLGKKEDLNIRRAYEAACSAAVALSSKKVEKAGFYLDDFWPSEVIEQAIAGAVVGCHGQDLYRKEKKQNPPGEIVWSSATQENLEKGISLGNSINLTRTLVNRCANDIYPATFAEEAAVVAENHDLNIEVWDKAKLTEENCGSLLAVARASVREPRLVILRYNGGKKGEPPIALVGKGVTFDSGGLSLKPSDSMITMKGDMAGAATVLGAIKAIAAWKLPVNVVALCGLVENMVSGDSYKLGDILTSRSGKTIEVLNTDAEGRLVLADVLNVALDEKPSAIVDLATLTGACVVALGTDTAGLMTNEPDWCYEVQQASLATGEKMWELPMYPEFGDQVKSQIADVKNVGDGRWGGAITAAKFLEEFVDETPWTHIDIAGPSFAEKPKPYCSGGATGFAVRTLLELVRRQTA; this is translated from the coding sequence ATGAAGGTAACGGGTACTGAATTGAAGATCGCCGACTTTTCGGGCGATGTCCTTGTTGTCGGGGCTTACGAGGACGGGCTTTCGCCTCCGGCTGATCAACTCGATACCCTCATCGGCGGTGCGATTACCCGTTTGGTCGAATCGGGCGACATTTCGGGCAAACCGAACGAAGTCACCACGATTCTGGCACCGAGCGGGTTTGCAACACTTCGCGTCTTCGTGATCGGTCTCGGCAAGAAGGAAGACCTCAACATTCGCCGTGCGTACGAAGCGGCCTGCTCGGCAGCGGTTGCTCTATCGTCGAAGAAGGTAGAGAAAGCTGGCTTCTACCTCGACGACTTCTGGCCGTCGGAAGTGATCGAACAAGCGATCGCTGGGGCGGTCGTTGGTTGCCACGGCCAAGATCTTTATCGCAAAGAGAAGAAACAGAATCCGCCCGGCGAAATCGTCTGGAGTTCGGCCACGCAGGAGAATCTGGAAAAAGGGATCTCGCTGGGTAACTCGATCAACTTGACCCGTACGTTGGTTAATCGATGTGCTAACGATATCTACCCAGCTACTTTCGCGGAAGAAGCTGCCGTCGTCGCTGAAAATCACGATTTGAACATTGAGGTCTGGGACAAAGCGAAGCTGACAGAAGAAAACTGCGGTAGCCTTCTCGCAGTCGCTCGAGCTTCGGTTCGCGAGCCTCGCTTGGTGATCCTTCGATACAACGGTGGCAAGAAGGGTGAACCGCCCATCGCGCTCGTTGGCAAAGGTGTGACGTTCGACTCAGGCGGTCTTTCGCTTAAGCCTTCTGACAGCATGATCACCATGAAAGGCGACATGGCCGGCGCGGCAACCGTGCTGGGTGCGATCAAGGCAATTGCTGCTTGGAAATTGCCGGTGAACGTTGTGGCCCTTTGTGGCTTGGTCGAGAACATGGTCTCTGGCGACAGTTACAAGCTGGGCGATATTTTGACATCGCGCAGTGGTAAGACGATCGAAGTTCTCAACACCGATGCGGAAGGCCGTTTGGTCCTGGCCGACGTTCTGAACGTTGCCCTCGACGAAAAGCCAAGTGCCATCGTCGATCTGGCGACCCTGACCGGTGCCTGCGTGGTGGCTTTGGGTACCGACACTGCCGGCTTGATGACCAACGAACCAGATTGGTGCTACGAGGTGCAACAAGCGTCGCTGGCCACCGGCGAAAAGATGTGGGAACTGCCAATGTACCCAGAGTTCGGCGACCAAGTCAAAAGCCAGATTGCTGACGTGAAGAACGTTGGTGACGGCCGCTGGGGTGGTGCGATCACGGCCGCCAAGTTCTTGGAAGAGTTCGTCGACGAAACTCCTTGGACCCACATCGACATCGCCGGTCCTTCCTTCGCCGAGAAACCAAAGCCATATTGCAGTGGTGGCGCCACCGGTTTTGCGGTTCGAACTTTGTTGGAATTGGTTCGACGCCAAACCGCCTAA
- a CDS encoding c-type cytochrome, which translates to MEVFPVNQYDPLMPGIVMAMVAIVHVFLAQFAVGGGMLLCYFQWLAMTGRCENARLFVHGYFKWLVLISFVAGAATGVGIWFTAIQVSAPTIGQMIHNFHWIWATEYLFFLLEIIAGYLFYRYHQRISDTACLRLLGMYAFAAWMSLFLINGIISWQLTPGGWVADQSLFAGFFNPTFWPSVLFRTIVALTLSGLVACVVVNTMSELDQEAKRKLINYAAHLLVPMIAMPVLGVWFYLMMPTDSQGWVAGGSPAMTLFLNIAVGASLAIGGYAFVGLYLQKLYINGATATLLLLLAFGATAGGEFVREGSRKPYSIRYWMYSNGIFPDEVAQMRKEGCLVDDPYPLRDGTPVAGEITTRGAKVFRRQCAVCHTVSGINGVSELTETWDADQMRMNIAKLQHTKPFMPPFAGNAEDLESLVRYLKWFDERNDEEAEAPYEEATLNTIQKWLDDAGTQPLSLPGETSLEAEEGDK; encoded by the coding sequence GTGGAAGTGTTTCCAGTCAACCAATACGATCCCTTGATGCCGGGCATCGTGATGGCAATGGTGGCCATCGTCCATGTCTTTCTCGCGCAATTTGCCGTCGGTGGTGGCATGCTGCTTTGCTATTTCCAGTGGTTGGCAATGACTGGCCGCTGTGAAAACGCCCGGCTTTTTGTGCACGGCTACTTCAAGTGGTTGGTGTTAATCAGTTTCGTCGCCGGTGCTGCCACTGGGGTTGGCATTTGGTTTACCGCCATACAGGTGAGTGCCCCGACGATTGGCCAGATGATTCATAACTTTCACTGGATCTGGGCAACCGAGTATCTCTTCTTTCTGCTCGAGATCATCGCGGGTTATCTCTTCTATCGCTATCACCAGCGGATTAGCGATACGGCCTGTTTGCGACTGCTTGGTATGTATGCGTTCGCTGCCTGGATGAGCCTGTTTCTCATCAACGGCATCATCAGCTGGCAACTAACGCCCGGCGGTTGGGTTGCCGATCAGTCGTTGTTCGCCGGATTTTTCAATCCAACCTTTTGGCCGAGTGTCTTGTTCCGCACGATTGTTGCCCTGACACTTTCCGGACTAGTGGCCTGTGTGGTGGTGAACACGATGAGTGAGCTCGATCAGGAAGCCAAACGCAAACTGATCAATTACGCGGCTCATTTACTGGTCCCGATGATCGCCATGCCAGTTCTCGGTGTCTGGTTTTATCTGATGATGCCGACCGATAGCCAAGGATGGGTCGCCGGCGGTAGCCCTGCTATGACTCTCTTCCTGAATATTGCTGTCGGGGCTTCGCTGGCAATTGGTGGCTATGCGTTTGTCGGGCTATATCTTCAAAAACTGTACATCAACGGAGCAACGGCGACCTTGTTGTTGCTATTAGCGTTCGGCGCCACGGCGGGCGGCGAGTTCGTTCGGGAAGGTTCGCGAAAGCCTTATTCGATTCGGTATTGGATGTACTCAAACGGCATCTTTCCGGACGAGGTTGCTCAGATGCGGAAAGAAGGCTGCTTGGTTGATGATCCTTATCCGCTACGCGACGGAACGCCAGTCGCTGGCGAGATAACGACTCGAGGTGCCAAGGTCTTTCGCCGGCAATGTGCCGTTTGTCATACGGTTTCTGGGATCAATGGAGTTTCTGAACTGACAGAAACCTGGGATGCCGATCAGATGCGGATGAACATCGCCAAACTGCAGCATACGAAGCCATTCATGCCGCCATTTGCTGGCAATGCCGAAGATTTGGAATCGCTGGTCCGCTACCTCAAGTGGTTTGACGAGCGGAACGATGAAGAGGCGGAAGCACCTTACGAAGAAGCCACCTTAAACACGATTCAGAAGTGGTTAGATGACGCCGGAACTCAGCCGTTGTCTCTGCCAGGTGAAACGTCACTGGAAGCGGAAGAGGGAGATAAATAA
- a CDS encoding DUF1571 domain-containing protein produces the protein MTKSLLSRRTLLLGGTALACGLTRATYGEDQRQGLREPVYRVSNRTSNTQAQNVATEHPLAPALRIAENGLKNINENIRDYECTLVKREQISGKLTDQEFIYTKVRHEQADPSGNPANPFGVYMYFLKPSSVKGREVLYVKGHNNGNLMAHEGGALLKHVTVSLDPNGALAMRGNRYPITEVGIKNLIVRLIEVAKQDMQYGECDVKFYNGAKINGRVCTAIEVIHPVPRKNFRFHKAHIFIDDELQIPIRYASWEWPSKQGEEPPMLEEYTYMNMKLNNGFTDSDFDPANAKYGFNV, from the coding sequence ATGACCAAGTCCCTCCTCTCTCGCCGGACGCTCCTATTGGGCGGAACGGCACTAGCCTGCGGGCTGACCCGGGCGACTTACGGTGAGGATCAACGTCAGGGGCTTCGCGAGCCCGTTTATCGCGTTTCCAATCGTACCAGCAACACGCAAGCTCAGAATGTTGCAACCGAGCATCCTTTGGCTCCGGCGTTGCGAATTGCCGAGAACGGCCTGAAGAACATCAACGAGAACATTCGTGATTACGAATGTACGTTGGTGAAGCGAGAACAAATTAGCGGCAAGCTGACCGATCAAGAGTTCATCTACACCAAGGTCCGTCACGAACAAGCCGACCCGTCAGGCAACCCAGCCAACCCGTTTGGCGTGTACATGTACTTCCTGAAACCTTCCAGCGTGAAGGGTCGCGAAGTGCTGTATGTCAAGGGTCACAACAATGGCAACCTCATGGCCCATGAAGGGGGCGCGTTGCTGAAACACGTCACCGTTTCGCTCGATCCAAATGGTGCCCTGGCCATGCGTGGCAACCGCTACCCAATCACCGAAGTCGGGATTAAAAACCTGATCGTTCGACTGATTGAAGTTGCGAAGCAAGATATGCAGTACGGCGAATGCGACGTGAAGTTCTACAACGGTGCGAAGATCAATGGTCGTGTTTGCACGGCGATTGAAGTGATTCACCCGGTGCCACGCAAGAACTTCCGCTTCCACAAAGCCCACATCTTTATTGATGACGAATTACAAATTCCGATTCGTTACGCTTCGTGGGAATGGCCATCCAAGCAGGGCGAAGAACCGCCGATGTTGGAAGAGTACACCTACATGAACATGAAGCTCAACAACGGCTTCACCGACAGCGACTTCGATCCAGCTAACGCCAAATACGGTTTTAACGTCTAA
- a CDS encoding MBL fold metallo-hydrolase, with amino-acid sequence MPFDENTYVLYKEGLTSCVVVDPGFEPEKIVEALEERKLEIAAILNTHGHSDHIAGNGAMKKLAPEAPLVIGWGDAEKLTDPDKNLSGPFGLPLVSPAEDATVKEGDVYSVAHIDFEVRETPGHSSGHVVFIVRDGERTIVLGGDVLFKGSIGRTDFPDGSFADLKLAIEEKLFTLPADSVILPGHGPATTVGDEIEANPFVGRSAGYRG; translated from the coding sequence ATGCCCTTCGATGAAAATACGTATGTCCTTTACAAAGAGGGGCTTACGTCATGCGTGGTGGTCGACCCTGGGTTCGAGCCGGAAAAAATCGTAGAAGCACTCGAAGAGCGGAAACTTGAGATAGCGGCGATACTTAACACGCACGGACACAGCGACCACATCGCCGGGAATGGAGCAATGAAGAAGCTTGCTCCTGAGGCGCCGCTGGTAATTGGTTGGGGGGACGCTGAAAAGCTGACCGACCCCGATAAGAATCTGAGTGGCCCATTCGGGTTGCCACTGGTCAGCCCGGCAGAGGACGCCACGGTTAAAGAAGGGGATGTCTATAGCGTCGCCCACATCGACTTCGAGGTTCGCGAAACGCCAGGGCATAGTTCGGGGCATGTCGTGTTTATCGTTCGCGATGGCGAGCGAACCATCGTTCTGGGTGGGGACGTGTTATTCAAAGGAAGTATCGGACGGACCGATTTTCCAGACGGCAGCTTCGCAGATTTGAAGCTGGCGATTGAAGAGAAATTGTTCACCTTGCCAGCAGACTCGGTGATCTTGCCTGGGCACGGCCCGGCAACGACAGTAGGTGACGAGATCGAAGCCAACCCATTCGTGGGGCGATCCGCCGGCTACCGCGGTTAA